One window of Mediterraneibacter gnavus ATCC 29149 genomic DNA carries:
- a CDS encoding LacI family DNA-binding transcriptional regulator — protein MGATMKDIARVTGLGLATISSYLNGGNVREKNRIKIEAAIDELDFEVNEVARGLKTNRTKTIGIIIPELNNIFCAEIITEVEDVLRNHGYATMICDCRTDAAREAEAVEFLFRRRVDGLILMPSGKSGKHLERFLHVGKPVVLIDRNLEDVPCDSVLVDNRGAAQAAVERLFLAGHRKIGMIAGPEHVFTARERYLGYEEAFKKAGIEVQDSLVVHGDYTIAGGARAMKELAKQNPQMTAVFVSNYEMTVGAMIESNEIGIRIPEDLSVIGFDNIEFAKASNPKLSIVTQPTKEIGRNVAELILDRLDNPTREMPPKEMKLKTSFVEGKSVHILSV, from the coding sequence ATGGGAGCGACGATGAAAGACATCGCGAGAGTGACAGGACTGGGACTGGCAACGATTTCTTCTTATTTAAATGGGGGAAATGTCCGGGAGAAAAACCGGATCAAAATTGAGGCGGCAATTGACGAATTGGATTTCGAGGTAAACGAGGTAGCGAGAGGTTTAAAGACAAACCGGACAAAGACGATTGGGATCATCATTCCGGAGCTGAACAACATTTTCTGTGCAGAGATTATTACAGAAGTGGAAGATGTGCTTCGAAATCATGGATATGCAACGATGATCTGTGACTGTAGAACAGATGCGGCACGGGAAGCGGAAGCGGTAGAGTTTTTGTTTCGACGCAGGGTGGACGGACTGATCTTGATGCCGTCCGGCAAATCAGGAAAGCATCTGGAGAGATTTTTACATGTGGGAAAACCAGTTGTGCTGATCGATCGTAATCTGGAAGATGTTCCATGTGACAGTGTACTTGTGGACAACCGGGGAGCTGCGCAGGCGGCAGTAGAGAGACTTTTTCTGGCAGGTCATCGAAAGATCGGAATGATTGCAGGACCGGAGCATGTATTTACAGCAAGAGAGCGATATCTTGGATATGAAGAGGCGTTCAAAAAGGCAGGAATCGAAGTACAGGATTCATTGGTTGTGCATGGAGATTATACGATCGCAGGCGGTGCCAGGGCGATGAAGGAGCTTGCAAAACAGAATCCGCAGATGACAGCAGTTTTTGTATCAAATTATGAGATGACGGTTGGAGCCATGATCGAAAGCAATGAGATTGGAATCCGGATTCCGGAAGATCTGTCAGTGATAGGATTTGATAATATCGAGTTTGCGAAAGCCAGCAATCCAAAGCTAAGTATTGTGACACAGCCGACAAAAGAAATCGGCAGAAATGTAGCAGAACTGATATTGGACAGACTGGACAATCCAACCCGGGAGATGCCTCCGAAAGAAATGAAGTTAAAGACCAGTTTTGTAGAAGGAAAATCCGTACACATTTTGTCTGTATGA